From the Rhizorhabdus dicambivorans genome, the window AGTTCTTCACGCGCCGCGCGAAGGGCCGCACCGGCAGCGGCCTGGGCCGTATTCTCGACAAGGTGCCCAATCGGCTGCCCGAGCCAGGCGACGAATTGCCCGAAGGCTGGACGCCCGATCGCCTGCGCCAGTAACCAGCATGAGGGCCGTATTTCATCCGGCATGGGGAAAGCACCGCCAACACCGGCCTTGCCAGCGCCGATGTGGCGTCGATCGCGCTAACGGAGCGCGGGGCAGGGCAGGCGGGCCAGCTCGCGCGGGAATGGATCGAAACGCCGTCGCTGATCGTCACATCGCCGTTCCAGCGCACCCGGCAGACGGCCGCGCCGACCATCGCCCGCTTTCCCGGCGTGCCGGTGGAGACGTGGAACATTGCGGAGTTCACCTATCTGCAACCCGCGCGCTGGAACGGCACGGCCGCCGCCGATCGGCGGCCCCATGTCGAACGCTACTGGACGGCGGCCGACCCCGATCATTGCGACGGGGAAGGGGCGGAGAGCTTCGCCGGCTTCCTCCGGCGCGTGGAAGGCACCCTAGCGCACCTGGCCGCACTCCCGCCCGCCGTGCTGGTCTATCTGTTCGGGCATGGGCAGTTCATCCAGGCCGCGCGCTCGATCGCCACGGAAACCGGGCTGGACGATCGCGCCAGGATGCGCGCTTTCTGGCGCGATGGCGCACCGCCGGTCGTCGCCAACGCGGAACGGGTAGGGTTACATTGGCAGGGCGATTGCTGGGCCTGTGCGCCGGCGCTCGCCGCCTAGATCAACACCCGCTCCACCTCGTCCAGCGTCACGTCATCGGGGCGGCGGTCATAGAGCTGGGTGGTGCGCCGTCGAGCTGTGGTTCGCCATCGTCGCGGCCGTCTCCAAGGTGCCGCCGTTCTTCAAATAGGTGGTGATCCCGGTCGCGCGGAATGAGTGATTGCCGATCGCCGTGCCGATGCGGCAGCGGCCGCGCGCCGGCGCACCATCGCGAAGGCATTGGCTTGGGGGGAGGGGCCTGTCGCTTAGTCGCTTAGTCCGCTTGTCGATCGTGCGGAACAGCGGCCCCTTGCGATCGTCGCGCAAGCCGCACCCGTCGATATAGGCCAACAGATATTCCTCTAGATTGTGGTGGCACGGCATTTCGTGGCGCTTGCCGCCCTTTTCGTGCAGCCGCACCCATAGGCGACGGTTCTGCACGAAAGCATCCTCGACGATGCATGGTGATCGCCGCGCCGATCCGCGCGAAGCTATAGACCATCAACCCGATCAAGGCGCGGTCGCGCAAGCCGGCATCGGTGGCAACGTCGATCGTATCGAGCACTAGCCGCGCCTCATCGGGCACCAGCACCGGCGTCTTGCCGCGCCGCTGGCTATAGGCCGGCCCGCGCACCGATGCGGCGGGGTTCACCGGCACCACCTGGGCCCGTCACCAGCCAGTCGAACAGGCCGCGCACGCCGGCGAGCTGCTGCTTGACGCTGGGCGGGGCCAAACTCGCCCCCTTGCGACTCGACCCAGGCCGCGACGTGAAGCGGCTGCACGCCAGCGAGCGAGGCGACGCCGTGCAGCTCGCACCAGGCCAGGAAGTCGCCCGCCGCGCGCATATAGGCGCGGCGCGTATGCGGGTTGCGAATGGTGACGGCGAAAAACTCAAGGAAACGAAAGCCGCGCGCGATCGTCGGCCGCCGCGACCAGGGCCGGCAACGCCAGCTCGGGCGAGGGCAGGGGGGCGAGCTGGTTCACCGCTGGACTTTCTCCCAGCGCGCCGCCTCGGGGCGCGGCGCGGCCATCTTCTCGCGCAGCTCGGCGAACACCGTTTCGCCCGATCGAGCCGATTCCAGCTTGGCGGCCGATACGTCCAGCATCCGGCGTAGCAGCTCGTTCCGCAAATCCTGGTGCGGTTCCCAGGTCGCGGAAGTTGCCGACGATCGCGAACACCGCCTCGGAAGGATCGGCGAACATGCCGCGCTCGATATGATCCAAACAGCCAGTCGGCCAGGGCAGGGGGGTAAATACG encodes:
- a CDS encoding histidine phosphatase family protein, with translation MASIALTERGAGQAGQLAREWIETPSLIVTSPFQRTRQTAAPTIARFPGVPVETWNIAEFTYLQPARWNGTAAADRRPHVERYWTAADPDHCDGEGAESFAGFLRRVEGTLAHLAALPPAVLVYLFGHGQFIQAARSIATETGLDDRARMRAFWRDGAPPVVANAERVGLHWQGDCWACAPALAA